The following proteins come from a genomic window of Geomonas sp. RF6:
- a CDS encoding ABC transporter substrate-binding protein: MRKRVSLASAVLAVALSVSSVFAADASRPLIGVSKIVSHPALDAVEKGLQDELAALKISAQFDLQNANGDSNTAASIANKFQSEKVAVAVGIATPTAQALVNTLKTTPVVFSAVTDPVKAGLVRSLTKGGKYVTGVSDMTPVKQQIELLLKMKKVKRLGHIYTSSEENAVVLAGVVKQACKDLNIEFVETTVSKSSEVKQAVQAIVRRVDALYISTDNTVVSALSAVTDVAMKNKIPVMSADPSSAEKFPVLAAWGFDYYKMGRVTGQMVAAILKGKKPEQMPTRFMTKASDVDLLINLDVAKKLGLAVPQDLVKTANKVVQNGALTKK; the protein is encoded by the coding sequence GTGAGAAAAAGAGTAAGCCTGGCGTCAGCAGTACTTGCAGTTGCCCTCTCCGTATCCTCCGTCTTTGCAGCAGATGCTTCGAGACCTCTCATCGGCGTCTCCAAGATCGTCTCCCACCCCGCCCTCGATGCCGTTGAGAAAGGTCTCCAGGACGAGCTCGCCGCGCTGAAGATCTCCGCGCAGTTCGACCTGCAGAATGCCAACGGCGACTCCAACACGGCAGCCTCCATCGCCAACAAATTCCAGTCCGAGAAAGTGGCCGTCGCAGTAGGCATCGCGACCCCGACCGCGCAGGCGCTGGTCAACACACTGAAAACGACTCCGGTGGTATTCTCCGCCGTCACCGACCCGGTCAAGGCCGGCCTCGTCAGGTCCCTCACGAAGGGTGGCAAGTATGTCACCGGCGTCTCCGACATGACCCCGGTAAAGCAGCAGATCGAGCTTCTCCTCAAGATGAAGAAGGTGAAGAGACTCGGCCACATCTACACGAGCTCCGAGGAGAACGCGGTGGTCCTCGCCGGCGTCGTGAAGCAGGCGTGCAAGGATCTCAACATCGAATTCGTGGAGACGACCGTCTCCAAGTCCTCCGAGGTGAAGCAGGCAGTACAGGCGATCGTGAGAAGGGTCGACGCCCTCTACATCTCCACCGACAACACCGTCGTCTCCGCCCTGAGCGCGGTCACCGACGTTGCAATGAAAAACAAGATCCCGGTCATGTCCGCGGACCCGAGCTCCGCAGAGAAGTTCCCGGTCCTCGCCGCCTGGGGCTTTGACTACTACAAGATGGGGCGCGTCACCGGCCAGATGGTCGCCGCTATCCTCAAGGGGAAAAAGCCTGAGCAGATGCCGACCCGCTTCATGACCAAGGCTTCCGACGTCGACCTCCTCATCAACCTCGACGTGGCGAAGAAGCTCGGCCTTGCCGTGCCGCAGGATCTCGTGAAGACCGCCAACAAGGTGGTACAGAACGGCGCGCTCACCAAGAAGTAG
- a CDS encoding ABC transporter permease has translation MIEGIFVEGLIYGIMVLGVFISFRVLDFPDLTVDGSFPLGAALMATCILSGINLWVALLIAFAGGVIAGYATALIHNHLKVPNLLAGILTMTMLYSVNIRVLGNRANVPLLNQDTVLTFVAARLEGIVPEEYQVLVFFVIVAIIIKVLLDMFFRTDLGLTIGAMGNNEQMVVSQGVDPKTLKAIGLGLSNGLVALSGAFAAQYLGFADVGLGQGIIISGLASVMIGEFLIMKSNRISVLTLCALLGSICFHGVLYVGRYYGYLVKMTPNDLNLIKGILIIILLVATQSRKLKKPSRGVVSK, from the coding sequence ATGATCGAAGGGATTTTCGTAGAAGGACTCATTTACGGGATCATGGTACTCGGGGTGTTCATCTCCTTCCGGGTGCTCGACTTCCCTGACCTCACGGTGGACGGTTCCTTTCCGCTGGGGGCTGCACTGATGGCGACCTGCATCCTCTCCGGGATAAACCTCTGGGTTGCTCTGTTGATCGCCTTTGCCGGCGGTGTCATCGCCGGGTACGCCACCGCCCTCATCCACAACCACCTGAAGGTGCCGAACCTGCTGGCCGGCATCCTCACCATGACGATGCTCTACTCGGTGAACATCAGGGTTCTCGGCAACCGCGCCAACGTCCCGCTCCTGAACCAGGACACCGTCCTCACCTTCGTTGCCGCGAGGCTCGAGGGAATCGTCCCCGAAGAGTACCAGGTCCTCGTCTTCTTCGTGATCGTGGCGATCATCATCAAGGTGCTGCTCGACATGTTCTTCCGCACCGACCTCGGTCTCACCATCGGGGCGATGGGGAACAACGAGCAGATGGTTGTCTCCCAGGGGGTCGACCCGAAGACGCTGAAGGCAATCGGCCTTGGTCTCTCCAACGGTCTCGTGGCCCTCTCAGGCGCCTTCGCCGCGCAGTACTTAGGCTTTGCCGACGTCGGTCTCGGCCAGGGGATCATCATCTCCGGCCTCGCCTCCGTCATGATCGGCGAGTTCCTGATCATGAAGAGCAACCGCATCTCGGTGCTGACCCTCTGCGCGCTCCTGGGCTCGATCTGCTTCCACGGAGTCCTCTACGTCGGGCGCTACTACGGCTATCTCGTGAAGATGACACCGAACGACCTGAACCTCATAAAGGGTATCCTGATCATCATCCTCCTTGTCGCGACCCAGAGCAGGAAACTGAAGAAACCGTCCAGGGGGGTGGTGAGCAAATGA
- a CDS encoding ABC transporter ATP-binding protein: protein MIELKDVSMIFNQGTVNENQAISNINLRVKEGDFITVIGSNGAGKSTLFNLIAGTITPTFGSIHLNNRNVTREPEYKRAKYIGRIFQNPLLGTAGNMSLEDNMMITYRKGFKWLKRSLNHAKRELFRSELVQLRMGLEDRMKENLAMFSGGQRQALTLLMVVLSKPDLILLDEHTAALDPKNAEIVLELTNKFIEEYKLTAMMITHNMTHAIEFGNRLLMMDKGEIIFDVEGQAKKELTVERLIEKFHEIRHKSFENDRTLLSED, encoded by the coding sequence ATGATCGAGCTTAAAGACGTATCGATGATCTTCAACCAGGGGACGGTGAACGAAAACCAGGCCATCTCCAACATCAACCTGAGGGTGAAAGAAGGGGACTTCATCACCGTTATCGGCTCCAACGGAGCAGGGAAGTCGACGCTTTTCAACCTGATCGCCGGGACGATAACGCCGACCTTCGGCTCCATCCACCTGAACAACCGGAACGTGACGCGGGAGCCGGAGTACAAGCGCGCGAAGTACATCGGCCGCATCTTTCAGAATCCGTTGCTGGGGACCGCCGGCAACATGAGCCTGGAAGACAACATGATGATCACCTACCGCAAGGGGTTCAAGTGGCTGAAGCGCAGCCTCAACCACGCCAAGAGGGAGCTCTTCCGCTCCGAGCTCGTCCAGCTCAGGATGGGGCTTGAGGACCGCATGAAGGAGAACCTGGCCATGTTCTCCGGCGGTCAGAGACAGGCGCTGACCCTCCTGATGGTGGTCCTTTCGAAGCCGGACCTGATTCTCCTGGACGAGCACACCGCGGCGCTCGACCCGAAGAACGCGGAGATCGTCCTGGAACTGACGAACAAGTTCATCGAGGAATACAAGCTGACCGCGATGATGATCACCCACAACATGACCCACGCCATCGAGTTTGGAAACAGGCTCCTCATGATGGACAAGGGGGAAATCATCTTCGACGTCGAGGGGCAGGCGAAAAAGGAGCTCACCGTCGAGCGGCTCATCGAGAAGTTCCACGAAATCCGCCACAAGAGCTTCGAGAACGACCGGACCTTACTCTCGGAGGACTGA
- a CDS encoding methyl-accepting chemotaxis protein — protein sequence MYSWMNLKVKTKCLVLVALAVVTMAALVAGGLLKMQGMARSEEDMSAAVRHVGLLNDLKGHLFSMRLDVARILLVKDRSKVEELAQDLEVQRSKIVDGIAEFKKSELEPKEKDLIDIFAAGSEAYHAEAVKLSRTVAGHLGDPAKREEDLAYATRNITPLSEKPTKAIVELVQYNIDAAAATYRSDLSGYHSSITWTVAIGAAAALLLCALGVLIANSISRPLRSVFGTLTEVAAGDLTARSSITTRDEMGMLAGEVNQMAQTLMGLMQRVASNSRAVASAASDLHDTSEVISNGADEVACQTGTVATATEEMAATSGDIAQNCHLAAVEGKGATASAEAGAAVVKETVQVMSRIATRVKASAATVASLGQRSDQIGEIVGTIEDIADQTNLLALNAAIEAARAGEQGRGFAVVADEVRALAERTTKATREIGEMIRSIQAETRDAVQAMEEGVHEVGAGTVEAEKSGASLQEILEKVSGVTLQIAQIATAAEQQTATTAEISSNITQITGVVQRTSSGAHHCAGAASDLATLAEDLQSLVGKFKLA from the coding sequence ATGTACAGTTGGATGAATCTGAAGGTGAAGACGAAGTGTCTGGTGCTCGTTGCGTTAGCTGTTGTCACCATGGCTGCGCTGGTGGCCGGGGGGCTCCTCAAGATGCAGGGGATGGCCCGGAGCGAAGAGGATATGAGTGCTGCCGTCCGGCATGTCGGGCTCCTGAACGACCTGAAGGGGCATCTCTTCTCCATGCGGCTCGATGTCGCCCGCATCCTCCTTGTGAAGGATCGCTCAAAGGTCGAGGAACTGGCTCAGGACCTCGAGGTGCAACGGAGCAAGATCGTCGACGGAATCGCGGAGTTCAAAAAAAGCGAACTGGAGCCGAAGGAGAAGGATCTGATAGATATCTTCGCGGCTGGAAGTGAGGCGTACCATGCCGAGGCGGTGAAACTGTCCCGCACCGTGGCAGGGCACCTGGGGGATCCGGCGAAGCGTGAGGAGGACCTGGCCTATGCTACACGAAACATAACTCCGCTGAGCGAGAAGCCCACGAAGGCAATCGTGGAACTTGTGCAGTACAACATCGACGCAGCCGCCGCGACCTACAGGTCCGATCTTTCCGGTTATCACTCATCCATCACCTGGACAGTAGCCATCGGGGCAGCGGCGGCTCTTCTCCTTTGCGCGCTCGGCGTCCTGATTGCCAACTCCATCAGCCGGCCCCTCAGGAGCGTCTTTGGCACCCTGACGGAGGTGGCAGCGGGGGACCTCACCGCCCGATCTTCAATAACGACACGGGACGAGATGGGGATGCTTGCCGGAGAGGTAAACCAGATGGCGCAAACGCTCATGGGGCTCATGCAAAGAGTGGCGAGCAATAGCAGGGCCGTCGCCTCTGCCGCCAGCGACCTGCACGACACCTCGGAGGTCATCTCCAACGGGGCCGACGAGGTCGCCTGCCAGACGGGCACGGTGGCGACTGCCACCGAGGAGATGGCGGCGACTTCCGGTGACATCGCCCAAAACTGCCACCTTGCCGCGGTGGAAGGGAAGGGGGCAACCGCCTCCGCCGAGGCCGGTGCCGCCGTGGTGAAAGAAACCGTGCAGGTTATGTCCCGCATCGCGACAAGGGTGAAAGCGTCAGCCGCTACCGTGGCGAGTCTGGGGCAGCGCAGCGACCAGATAGGCGAAATTGTCGGCACCATAGAGGACATAGCGGACCAGACGAATCTCCTGGCGCTGAACGCCGCGATAGAGGCCGCGCGAGCCGGTGAGCAGGGGCGCGGTTTTGCCGTCGTCGCCGACGAGGTACGTGCGCTTGCCGAGCGGACCACGAAGGCGACGCGGGAAATAGGGGAGATGATCCGCTCCATCCAGGCGGAAACGCGGGATGCCGTGCAGGCGATGGAGGAAGGAGTGCACGAGGTCGGAGCCGGGACGGTGGAGGCGGAGAAGTCGGGGGCGTCTTTGCAGGAGATCCTCGAGAAGGTGTCCGGGGTGACGCTGCAGATCGCCCAGATTGCCACGGCGGCAGAGCAGCAAACGGCGACGACGGCGGAGATCTCCAGCAACATCACGCAGATCACCGGCGTCGTGCAAAGGACCTCCAGTGGTGCCCATCATTGCGCGGGCGCGGCAAGTGACCTTGCAACCCTCGCGGAGGACCTGCAGAGCCTGGTGGGGAAGTTCAAGCTGGCGTAG
- a CDS encoding AzlD domain-containing protein has product MPDIHYVLLIVGMGLATYLPRMLPLTLLSRRQLPRWLTDWLDLVPVAILSSLVAPVLVTTGTPRTFDPSRPDLLAAIPTLFFALKTRSLAGTVIVGMALYWLLGLVLR; this is encoded by the coding sequence ATGCCTGATATTCATTACGTACTGCTGATCGTGGGGATGGGGCTCGCCACGTATCTCCCGCGCATGCTCCCGCTGACCCTCCTTTCCCGCAGGCAACTCCCCCGCTGGCTCACCGACTGGCTCGACCTCGTGCCGGTCGCCATACTGAGTTCCCTTGTGGCGCCGGTGCTGGTAACCACCGGCACGCCGCGCACCTTCGATCCGTCGCGCCCCGATCTCCTGGCGGCGATTCCGACCCTCTTCTTTGCCCTCAAGACCCGCTCCCTTGCCGGGACCGTCATCGTAGGGATGGCGCTGTACTGGCTCCTTGGTCTTGTGCTGCGCTAA
- a CDS encoding AzlC family ABC transporter permease, whose translation MVSERHCVVRDGLGAAWPVCLGYLPIGLSFGVLAQKAGLGPLHVLLMSVLVFAGGSQFIAVAMIGSGVSAVTIVATTFVVNLRHLLMSSAMSVHFPGISRRFLALFAYGVTDESFAVNMARFRGEGWDRWRALTMNQAANACWVVSTVAGVYIGNLVPPGAFGIDYALTGMFICLLTFQFRERLHIITAVVAAVLSVSFSLIFQGNGHIIAASCAAATIGFLIKRHSRKRKVHA comes from the coding sequence TTGGTCAGTGAGCGTCACTGCGTCGTGCGGGACGGCCTTGGCGCCGCCTGGCCTGTCTGTCTCGGCTATCTCCCCATCGGGCTCTCCTTCGGGGTGCTGGCCCAGAAGGCGGGGCTCGGCCCGCTGCATGTCCTTTTGATGTCCGTGCTCGTCTTTGCCGGCGGTTCACAATTCATCGCCGTCGCCATGATCGGCAGCGGGGTCTCGGCAGTCACCATCGTCGCCACGACCTTCGTGGTGAACCTGAGGCATCTTCTTATGAGCTCCGCCATGTCCGTGCATTTTCCCGGGATCAGCAGGCGCTTTCTGGCTCTCTTTGCCTACGGGGTCACCGACGAAAGCTTCGCCGTCAACATGGCGCGCTTCAGGGGGGAAGGGTGGGACCGGTGGCGTGCCCTAACCATGAACCAGGCCGCGAATGCCTGCTGGGTTGTCAGCACCGTCGCCGGCGTCTACATCGGTAACCTCGTCCCCCCCGGCGCCTTCGGCATCGACTACGCCCTGACCGGCATGTTCATCTGCCTGCTGACCTTCCAGTTCCGGGAGAGGCTGCACATCATCACTGCAGTCGTCGCCGCCGTCCTCTCCGTATCCTTCTCCCTGATCTTCCAGGGAAACGGACACATAATCGCGGCCTCCTGCGCCGCCGCGACTATCGGCTTTCTGATAAAGAGACATTCAAGAAAAAGGAAGGTGCATGCCTGA
- a CDS encoding DMT family transporter produces the protein MKDSTKGSIYALLAVLLFATLGTTFKLSVSRLDGYSVTVYMGSFAVLALFLNLLRTGEAGGVVAEFRRMPLFFILTGVIGLGVQQLLCIKSYEHLPAAQVVILTYTYPLMMIVLARLVYREHSSLRSVAFVLLGFMGVFILVSGGSLRGFEMSSGVLLSLACAFTFALFCVLIKHARFHVGIGMFLFNLFGLLFLLLLMPFYGFTWRIGAVDLLILLYIGVFPTALAFILWNRALQLTRTSHSSNFALLTPVLSLVFITLFLREEIVLSQVVGMSIIIGAVFLNLNFGDPVATVEGNLGQ, from the coding sequence ATGAAAGACTCCACCAAGGGGAGCATCTACGCGCTCCTGGCCGTGCTCCTTTTCGCCACCCTCGGAACGACCTTCAAGCTCAGTGTCTCCCGCCTCGACGGTTACAGCGTCACGGTGTACATGGGGAGCTTCGCGGTCCTGGCGCTCTTTCTGAACCTTTTGCGCACGGGGGAGGCGGGCGGGGTCGTCGCCGAATTTCGCAGGATGCCGCTCTTTTTCATCCTCACCGGCGTCATCGGGCTCGGTGTGCAGCAGCTTCTGTGCATCAAGTCGTACGAGCACCTGCCCGCCGCCCAGGTCGTCATCCTCACCTATACGTATCCCCTCATGATGATCGTGCTGGCCCGCCTGGTGTACCGCGAGCACTCCTCGCTGCGCTCGGTCGCCTTTGTGCTCCTCGGCTTCATGGGAGTCTTCATTCTCGTCTCCGGCGGGAGCCTGCGCGGGTTCGAGATGAGCTCGGGGGTCCTTCTCTCCCTTGCCTGCGCCTTTACCTTTGCGCTCTTTTGCGTCCTCATCAAGCATGCCCGCTTCCATGTCGGTATCGGGATGTTCCTGTTCAACCTTTTCGGGCTCCTCTTTCTTCTTCTCCTTATGCCCTTCTACGGCTTCACCTGGCGCATCGGGGCCGTCGATCTCCTGATCCTCCTCTACATCGGCGTCTTCCCCACAGCGCTCGCCTTCATCCTCTGGAACCGCGCCCTGCAGCTTACCAGGACAAGCCACAGTTCGAACTTTGCGCTCCTCACTCCGGTTCTGTCGCTCGTCTTCATCACCCTCTTTCTGCGGGAGGAGATCGTCCTGTCACAGGTCGTGGGTATGTCGATCATCATCGGGGCAGTCTTTCTGAACCTGAACTTCGGTGACCCTGTCGCGACTGTGGAGGGGAATCTTGGTCAGTGA
- the rarD gene encoding EamA family transporter RarD, translated as MSTGATEAGLTAAQESRRGVLCGLAAYLVWGFFPLFFKLVSHIPPLEVVAHRIVWSMLFLAVLVTVSGRWGEIRSAFRVWKTFATLCCSTVLIAANWLIFIYAIGKGEVLQSSLGYFMNPLVNVLLGFLLLRERMQRLQAVSLLLAVVGVAVSAVTLGAVPWIAILLAITFGLYGLLRKTVAVDSLVGLSMETFLAGPMALVLLVNLGLTGRGAFLAGPAADTGVLILCGVVTAVPLLFFAAAARRLRLMTMGFLQYITPSLHFLQAVWLYHEPFTAANLASFLCIWSGLALYSWSAISTARRDIVLRNVPAEAPQE; from the coding sequence ATGAGTACCGGTGCAACTGAGGCCGGCTTGACCGCTGCGCAGGAAAGCAGACGCGGCGTACTCTGCGGCCTTGCGGCATATCTCGTGTGGGGCTTCTTTCCGCTCTTTTTCAAGCTCGTTTCCCACATCCCGCCGCTGGAGGTGGTGGCGCACCGGATCGTCTGGTCGATGCTCTTTCTGGCCGTACTGGTGACGGTCAGCGGTCGCTGGGGTGAGATCCGCAGCGCGTTTCGCGTGTGGAAGACCTTTGCCACGCTCTGCTGCAGCACGGTTCTCATCGCCGCCAACTGGCTTATCTTCATCTATGCGATAGGGAAGGGGGAGGTGCTGCAGTCGAGTCTCGGCTACTTCATGAATCCCCTGGTCAACGTCCTGCTCGGCTTTTTGCTCCTGCGCGAGCGGATGCAGCGCTTGCAGGCGGTGAGCCTTCTCCTTGCGGTCGTCGGTGTCGCAGTTTCTGCAGTCACCCTCGGCGCAGTCCCCTGGATCGCCATTCTCCTCGCCATCACCTTTGGGCTGTACGGCCTTCTGCGCAAGACAGTGGCCGTCGACTCGCTGGTGGGGCTCTCCATGGAGACCTTCCTCGCGGGGCCGATGGCGCTGGTTCTTCTGGTTAATCTGGGGCTCACCGGGCGCGGCGCCTTTCTCGCGGGACCTGCAGCCGACACCGGCGTCCTCATCCTTTGCGGGGTGGTGACGGCCGTCCCGCTCCTTTTCTTTGCTGCCGCCGCGCGCCGCCTGAGGCTCATGACCATGGGCTTTCTGCAGTACATCACTCCGAGCCTCCACTTCCTGCAGGCGGTCTGGCTTTACCACGAGCCCTTCACTGCTGCGAACCTCGCATCGTTTCTCTGCATCTGGAGCGGGCTCGCGCTTTACTCGTGGTCGGCTATCTCTACTGCCCGGCGCGACATCGTCCTCCGTAACGTACCCGCGGAGGCGCCCCAGGAATGA
- a CDS encoding YbaK/EbsC family protein, with the protein MEAQLSRSAQRVQDALTALGLSCRVEERSESTRSAEEAAQVVGCDVGQIVKSLLFRGTVSGNPLFVLASGRNRVAEARLAEIAGEPIAKANAAFVREKTGFAIGGVAPLGHPEKLPTVIDEDLLQYQELWAAAGTPAALFRLTPQELSVITDGQIAAIRESA; encoded by the coding sequence ATGGAAGCACAACTGAGCAGGAGCGCGCAGCGCGTGCAGGATGCCCTGACGGCTCTCGGGCTTTCCTGCCGCGTGGAGGAGCGCTCCGAGAGTACCCGCAGCGCGGAAGAGGCGGCGCAGGTTGTCGGCTGCGATGTGGGGCAGATTGTAAAATCCCTCCTTTTCCGCGGGACGGTCAGCGGCAACCCTCTCTTTGTCCTTGCCAGCGGTCGCAACCGCGTCGCAGAGGCGCGCCTCGCCGAAATAGCCGGAGAGCCGATCGCAAAGGCAAATGCTGCTTTCGTGCGTGAGAAGACCGGCTTCGCCATCGGCGGGGTCGCCCCCCTCGGGCACCCGGAAAAGCTTCCGACGGTAATAGATGAGGACCTGCTGCAGTACCAGGAATTGTGGGCAGCGGCGGGGACGCCGGCGGCCCTCTTTCGGCTCACGCCGCAGGAGCTCTCAGTCATAACAGACGGTCAAATCGCCGCTATCAGGGAGAGTGCATGA
- a CDS encoding DUF2917 domain-containing protein translates to MEIGLDDGAVLGIDGNKEVRALRCLAGCLYLTRSGDPCDYVLTPGEQIEVTAREHIVVEAWGDARLKCIAAAAMPHRKPAEVWHLVGSA, encoded by the coding sequence ATGGAAATCGGACTCGATGATGGCGCTGTACTGGGGATTGACGGAAACAAGGAAGTGAGGGCCCTGCGCTGTCTGGCGGGATGTCTCTACCTGACGCGGAGCGGGGACCCGTGTGACTACGTACTCACACCGGGGGAACAGATCGAGGTAACCGCCCGTGAACACATCGTCGTGGAAGCATGGGGGGATGCCCGGTTAAAATGTATCGCCGCGGCAGCGATGCCGCACCGTAAACCTGCCGAGGTGTGGCACCTGGTGGGATCCGCCTAG
- a CDS encoding aminotransferase-like domain-containing protein: MEKNCSVNGSKTPLYEEVAGQVAHLIEEGTFGPGSRIPSVRALSRQLNVSINTVMEAYGLLEDRSLIEARPQSGYYVLARLGNIPAEPGVSSPRSQPTKVSIKELSNMIMRDMRDTSLVPLGAAIPNPEHLPVDRLNRMLSTEARRYREQSVSYESPPGCEKLRVQVARRLVSTGCTLTPDQIVTTCGCMEAVNLALLAVCRPGDTVAIESPSYYNFLQALELYGLKALEIPTHPRDGMRIDTLRYAMEHNKISACLVVSNFSNPLGSLMPDDKKKELVELLAAHDVPLIEDDLNGDLSFSHERPRVAKSYDKKGLVMLCSSFSKTLAPGYRVGWIAPGRFQGEIERLKGITTIADATPPQLAIAEFLANGGYDHHLRTLRRIHARQTSLMAQAVGRYFPEGTKITNPAGGFVLWVEFPEYVDSLVLYEQALKAGITIAPGPVFSAMQKYRNCIRLNAGYWSDRVERAIETLGKFAAAMES; this comes from the coding sequence ATGGAAAAGAACTGCAGCGTCAACGGCTCGAAAACGCCCCTTTATGAAGAAGTCGCCGGGCAGGTCGCCCACCTCATCGAAGAGGGCACCTTCGGCCCCGGCTCGCGGATACCCTCGGTGCGGGCCTTGAGCCGTCAGCTCAACGTGAGCATCAACACGGTGATGGAGGCGTACGGGCTGCTGGAGGACCGCAGCCTCATCGAGGCACGTCCGCAGTCAGGGTACTACGTGCTGGCGCGTCTCGGGAACATCCCTGCCGAGCCAGGGGTCTCGTCCCCGCGCTCGCAGCCGACGAAGGTGAGCATCAAGGAGCTCTCCAACATGATCATGCGCGACATGCGGGACACCTCCCTCGTCCCGCTCGGCGCGGCGATCCCCAATCCCGAGCACCTCCCGGTGGACAGGCTGAACCGCATGCTCTCCACCGAGGCGCGCCGCTACCGGGAGCAGAGCGTTTCCTACGAGAGCCCTCCCGGTTGCGAGAAGCTGCGGGTGCAGGTCGCCCGCCGTCTCGTCTCCACCGGCTGCACCCTCACCCCGGACCAGATCGTCACCACCTGCGGCTGCATGGAAGCGGTCAATCTCGCGCTCCTTGCCGTCTGCCGCCCCGGTGACACCGTCGCCATCGAGTCGCCGAGCTACTACAACTTCCTGCAGGCACTGGAGCTTTACGGCCTGAAGGCGCTGGAGATACCGACCCATCCGCGGGACGGGATGAGGATCGACACCCTGCGCTACGCCATGGAGCACAACAAGATCAGCGCCTGCCTCGTGGTGAGCAACTTCTCCAACCCGTTGGGGAGTCTCATGCCGGACGACAAAAAAAAGGAGCTTGTGGAGCTCCTGGCCGCGCACGACGTCCCTCTCATCGAGGACGACCTGAACGGCGACCTCAGCTTCTCGCACGAGCGGCCGCGGGTGGCGAAGTCGTACGACAAGAAGGGGCTGGTGATGCTCTGCTCCTCCTTTTCCAAGACGCTCGCACCGGGGTACCGGGTCGGCTGGATCGCGCCGGGGCGCTTTCAGGGGGAGATCGAGAGACTGAAGGGGATCACCACGATAGCCGACGCCACCCCGCCGCAACTGGCGATAGCGGAGTTTCTGGCAAATGGCGGCTACGACCATCACCTGAGGACCCTGAGGCGGATCCACGCCCGGCAGACCTCGCTCATGGCGCAGGCGGTCGGACGCTACTTCCCTGAAGGGACGAAGATCACCAATCCTGCAGGGGGGTTTGTGCTGTGGGTGGAGTTTCCGGAATACGTCGACTCCCTCGTCCTGTACGAGCAGGCGCTGAAGGCGGGTATCACCATCGCGCCGGGGCCGGTCTTCTCGGCGATGCAGAAGTACCGCAACTGCATTCGCCTCAATGCCGGATACTGGTCCGATAGGGTGGAACGGGCGATAGAAACGCTCGGGAAATTTGCCGCAGCGATGGAGAGTTGA
- a CDS encoding MarC family protein — protein MNMYVNFFISVWIKFFFLLTPFFVLSVFLAMTQEMGGEGRRRLAVRVTFAVLLACFILYFFGNHLFTLFGITLDAFRIGAGALLFLSAVQMVQGEAVAPGERQDDISVVPLAIPITVGPATTGALMVMGADLQEYWQVTAGCGALAAAVLCIGIILYCAQAIEHVIGRKGITIMSKLTGLMLAAIAAQLVFTGIRGFLGIH, from the coding sequence ATGAACATGTACGTAAACTTCTTCATCAGCGTGTGGATCAAGTTCTTCTTCCTCCTCACCCCCTTCTTCGTCCTCTCCGTATTTCTGGCGATGACCCAGGAGATGGGAGGGGAGGGGAGGCGCAGGCTGGCGGTCCGCGTCACCTTCGCCGTCTTGCTCGCCTGTTTCATTCTCTATTTCTTCGGCAACCATCTCTTCACCCTCTTCGGCATCACCCTCGACGCTTTCCGCATCGGCGCCGGCGCCCTCCTTTTCCTTTCGGCCGTGCAGATGGTGCAGGGGGAGGCGGTCGCGCCTGGAGAGCGGCAGGACGACATTTCAGTCGTGCCGCTGGCGATCCCGATCACGGTGGGGCCGGCGACGACCGGTGCCTTGATGGTCATGGGTGCTGATCTGCAGGAGTACTGGCAGGTGACGGCGGGATGCGGTGCGCTTGCCGCAGCGGTGTTGTGCATCGGGATAATTCTGTACTGCGCGCAGGCGATAGAGCATGTGATCGGGAGGAAGGGGATAACGATCATGAGCAAGCTCACCGGCCTCATGCTCGCCGCGATCGCCGCTCAGCTGGTCTTTACCGGGATACGGGGTTTCCTGGGGATCCACTGA